Proteins from a genomic interval of Channa argus isolate prfri chromosome 11, Channa argus male v1.0, whole genome shotgun sequence:
- the ank1a gene encoding ankyrin-1a isoform X19 — MWALVTELFFSFVLLAFLVISCQNVLHIASGSVRSVLTYIHTQLDYELGEVEGVADEEENVTTRVVRRRVILKGDEVEDLPGEQISEEQFTDEHGNIITKKPDTVDVKKGAQIVKCASLRRVKQ; from the exons ATGTGGGCCCTAGTGACTGAGCTCTTCTTCAGCTTCGTGCTGCTGGCTTTCCTGGTTATCAGCTGCCAGAATGTCCTCCACATAGCCAGTGGCTCGGTGCGTTCTGTTCTCACCTACATACACACTCAGCTGGACTATGAGCTCGGTGAAGTTGAGGGAGTGGCTGATGAAGAAGAGAACGTCACTACAAGAGTGGTGCGCCGCAGAGTCATCCTCAAG GGTGATGAGGTTGAAGATCTTCCCGGGGAGCAAATAAGTGAAGAACAGTTTACGGATGAACATGGAAATATTATCACAAAAAAG CCCGATACTGTGGATGTGAAGAAAGGTGCTCAGATAGTGAAATGTGCCAGTCTGCGGAGAGTTAAGCAGTGA
- the ank1a gene encoding ankyrin-1a isoform X18 — MWALVTELFFSFVLLAFLVISCQNVLHIASGSVRSVLTYIHTQLDYELGEVEGVADEEENVTTRVVRRRVILKGDEVEDLPGEQISEEQFTDEHGNIITKKIVRKVVRRGKGEDGVHEVSVEGSLQDANELEVDAEQFMSYAILGQDSSKPDTVDVKKGAQIVKCASLRRVKQ, encoded by the exons ATGTGGGCCCTAGTGACTGAGCTCTTCTTCAGCTTCGTGCTGCTGGCTTTCCTGGTTATCAGCTGCCAGAATGTCCTCCACATAGCCAGTGGCTCGGTGCGTTCTGTTCTCACCTACATACACACTCAGCTGGACTATGAGCTCGGTGAAGTTGAGGGAGTGGCTGATGAAGAAGAGAACGTCACTACAAGAGTGGTGCGCCGCAGAGTCATCCTCAAG GGTGATGAGGTTGAAGATCTTCCCGGGGAGCAAATAAGTGAAGAACAGTTTACGGATGAACATGGAAATATTATCACAAAAAAG ATTGTACGTAAGGTTGTGCGCAGAGGAAAAGGTGAGGATGGGGTTCACGAGGTGAGTGTGGAGGGGTCTCTGCAGGATGCCAACGAGCTGGAGGTTGATGCTGAGCAGTTTATGAGCTACGCCATCCTGGGTCAGGACAGCAGCAAG CCCGATACTGTGGATGTGAAGAAAGGTGCTCAGATAGTGAAATGTGCCAGTCTGCGGAGAGTTAAGCAGTGA